One Candidatus Acidiferrales bacterium genomic window, CGCAGGACGCTTGGACTATGCGGGCAGCTGTCAGAAGGATAGCATGGAGTTCGTTGCATTCCCGAGAATTGCCGTATCGCAACCGTCCGGGAATCTTATGGCCCTAGGGGCAGTCCAGCAGATTTTTCGTGGCGACGCTGGAGTCAACGTAGCGGAGGAGCCTCAAAAAATAATCTCAGTGAGAGTCGGCGAACCTTCAACCGCGATTCTGCAAACAAGGGTTTCCTTGCTCAAAATCAGCACAATGGGTCGATACAATCCGGCTATCGTGATTGGTTCTGTCGAAAGCACGAGAGAGCTGAAGACAGCGATGACAAAACTGGGACTGCGCGTGCCTCTCCAGCTTTCAGAGCAGCTCTTGGCGACGCCAGCACCAGGACTGCCCCATCTTCCCGCTGAAATGAAAGACGTCACGGTAAACCAAATCCTGAATTCAATTGCTGTGACGTTCAAGGGGATAGTCATCTATGGGACTTGTACGCACCCGAACGGTGGGGGCCTGATTCAGATTCGTTTCACGGGTCTAGAGGACGGAGACGAGAAATAGGTCCAACATCGGATCAGATCTGACTTTACGTCCGTTGGTGACCTGGGTGGGCGGCCCAGGCCTCGCTTTTGATTTTTCGGGTGCCCCATGCTCGTTTTGTGAGCGTGGGATTTTCCGTCTCTGGAGTCATCGGCGGGCGTGAATTACGTGTACGATGGCGATGGCAAGCGTATCGAGAAATCCAGCGGCACGGTTTATTGGTACGCTTCGGCTTCGCTCAGCGCAGGCGGCGCGGGGACGGAAATCCTCGACGAGTCGAACAGCAGCGGGACGATCACCAACGAGTACGTCTTCTTCGGCGGGAAGCGCGTGGCCATGCGCGCGTGCGCTTTACAAACTGACGAGGGGTACGTATGCTTGCGCGGAATGGGCGCGCGAGCGAAACAAACGCGCGTGTTAACCTACTAAGGACTGAGACTCACCCTTCGCGACTTCTTCAGTTCGGGCTGGTTGCCGCAGCCCGAGCGCGAAGGATGTGCCACGCGCCCTTCGGTTTGGTCCGCCATCCGCCACGGCGGCTAAGTTCGGGGTGGCGTCGCGTCATCCGGAGACGGGTGGGGAGCGCGATCGAGTCGCGTGCTGGCGTGAAACATCGGAGCGCATTTAGGCGTATGCTTAAGCAGGAGGCGTCATGATTGGCTGGATTGTACTGGCGGCGGTAGTCGTCGTCATATTCATCGTCATTGGGATGTACAACGGGCTTATCCGGCTGCGCGTGCAATGCGACAATGCGTGGTCGGACATCGATGTGCAGCTCAAGCGGCGCTACGACTTGATCCCGAATCTGGTGGAGACGGTGAAGGGCTACGCGGCACACGAGAAAACGACGCTCGAAGGCGTGGTGCAGGCGCGCAACGCAGCGATGGCCGCGCAAGGGCCGGCGGCGAAAGCGGACGCGGAAAACATGCTGACAGGCGCGCTGCGGCAATTGTTTGCCCTGTCGGAAGCGTATCCGCAACTGCGCGCGGTGGAGAGCTTCACGCAACTGCAAAACACGCTGAACCAGCTCGAAGACAGCATTCAGAATGCGCGGCGCTACTACAACGCCGTGGTGCGCGACTTCAATACGAAGATCGCCGTGTTTCCGTCGAACATCATCGCGGGCATGTTCAATTTCAAGACGCGCGAGTTTTTCGAAGTCTCGGCGCCCGCTGAACGCGAAGCTCCAAAGGTCAGTTTCCAGGCAGGCGCAGCGCAGTAGCGCGGAAGGTATGATGCGCAAGCTCCGCCGGGCCGCAATTTATCTCGCCATTCTGCTCGCTGCCGCGCTGACGGCGGCGCGTCCTGCTGCGGCACGGCAACTCACGATTCAAAATTTCAACGTTCAGATTAGTGTGCATGCGGATTCGACGATCGAGGTCACGGAAACGCTGGATGTGCGATTTGAAGGCTCGTGGAATGGCATCTATCGCACGATTCCGGTCGAATACCACGATTCGCTGGGATTCACGTATTCGCTTTTCCTCGAAGTGCAGAGCGTGACGGACGCTTCGGGAAATGATCTGAGATATGAAGTCAGCAGCCACGGGCAATACAAGCAACTGAAGATTTACGTGTCCAATGCGGTGAACGCGACGCGCACGATTGTGATTCGTTATCGGACGCTGCGCGCGCTGCGATATTTTCCGGATCATGACGAGCTCTACTGGAACATCACAGGCAACGAATGGCAGATGCCGATCGAAAACGCCACGGCGCGCATCGAGCTGCCCGCAGGTGTGACGGGGCTGCACGCGCAAGCGTTCACGGGAGCATACGGCGCGCGGGGGCAGCAGGCGGATGTGAAGGTGGCGGGAAATGTGGTCGAGATCCGCACCGAGCGCGAGCTGGCGCCGCAGGAGGGGCTGACCGCAGCAGTCGGCTGGGACAAAGGATTTACGAATGAGCCGGGAATTGTGGCGCAGACGATTCTTTTTTTGCGCGCGAACTGGCCGCTGTTTATTCCCATCCTCGCATTTTTCCTGATGGGCTGGCTGTGGTATTCGAAAGGACGCGACCCGCGGCGAAATGCGATTACCGTGCAATATGAGCCGCCCGATAGCATGAGCCCGGCGGAGTGCGGGACGCTCGTTGACAATGAAGTGGCCATGCGCGACATCACGGCGACGATCGTGGACCTGGCTGTGCGGGGATATTTGACCATCGAGCAACAGGACCACAGCGAGATGATGGGGATGGTCCATCATAAGAATTACATTTTCCATCGCACGAAGCCGGCGACGGAATGGACCAGCTTGAAACCGCATGAACAAGTTTTATTGACGGGATTTTTCGACGATGGCGCGACGGATCAGGTCTCACTGGCGGATTTGCAGAATAGTTTTTACGTGAATCTGCCGCCGTTGCGGAACCGCGTCTTTGAAGCACTGATGAGCGACGGTTACTATTTGCGACGGCCGGATCAGTTGCGTCAGGGGTTCATCGGCGCGGCATTAATCATCGGATTCGGCGGATTTTTCGCGGCAGGATTTCTGTCGAACGCCACAGGCGTTTCGTTCGTGACAGTAGTGGTCGCGGGGATTTTGACGGCGGCGATCGTGGGCGGATTCGGATATTTCATGTCCGCACGATCGGTTCCGGGCGAACGCGAGCTCGAAAAAGTGCTGGGATTCGAGGATTTTCTGAGCCGCGTGGAAAAGGATCGCATCGAGCGCATCGAAAAGACGCCGGAAATGTTCGAAAAATATTTGCCGTACGCGATGGCGCTGCGCGTGGAGAAAAAATGGGCGGGCGCGTTTCAGGACATCTGCAAACAGCCGCCGCAATGGTATTCGGGGCCGTACGGCGGCGGGTTTCAGACGTTTCTGCTCATCAACGAACTGAATTTCATGTCCATGCAGGCGGGAGCCGCGATGGCTTCGACGCCGCGCAGCGCGGGAGGCGGTGGGATCGGCGGATCGGGATTCGGCGGGGGAGGATTTTCCGGCGGCGGATTCGGAGGCGGCGGGGGAGGCGGATTTTAAATTCAAGTCTCAGCGCGCGCGCAATTCCTCCACGCGCTGTATGATTCTTCCGTCCGTTCCTTCTACATAGGTGACTTTTACCACGTCTCCAACCGCAATCCCCGGCAACGGCTCACTCAGCTTAAAGAGGAACCGCTGCACTCGCCCATCGGAAGTCACATCCAATTCCAGCTTTGCTTCTTGTAAATCGGCGACCATTCCCACCAGCAAGCGGCGTTCGGTATGCCGGGTATATTCGCCGGTTCGGAGGATCGCGTCGATCCACCCGTGCTCGCGCAGACTCTCATCTTCAATCTGGCGCGTCCAGGCGCCCAAGATGCTTGAGCGATTCAAATAGCCCACCAATTTTTGCGTGCCGTCACGGCTGACAACGGGCAAGCGGCCGATATTATTTTGCAACATGCGGTAGAGTGCGTCGAAGGCGCGCTCATCCGGGTATGCGACGATGGGTGTTCTCCCCCCAGCGTCTATTACTTTGATTTTCCCCGAGGAATCGATCTTCAAGGCGCGCAGTAAGTCTCCCTGCGTAACGATGCCGACAAGCTTGCCATCGGGCCCGCAGATCGGCAGGCCCTGAATCATGTTGAATCCGGAATCGCCGCGTCCCATGCGGTCAGCTAGTTCACCAACGGTCATTTCCGGCCGGATCGAAGGAACATCCGTGCGCATGACTTCACTCACCTTGACGACATTCAGCACGCCGACTTCAAAGTCTGTGGGGACTGTCAAGCCGCGGCGCGTAAGCTTCTCGGTCATGATGGAACTCGGCAAGTAGCGGATTGCAATCATGTCTGCGATTACGCAGGTAATCATTAACGGCAAGACGGAGTTGTAATCTCGCGTGATCTCAAAAGCGAAAACGATCAACGCGAATGTGGCCCGCGCGGCCGCGCCAAATACCGCTCCCATAGCGACGAGCGCATACGCTCCGGGAGACAAATGCGCTCCGGGAATAAAATGATTGATGATCATCGCAAAAACGCCGCCCAGAGCAGCGCTCGACATAAACATGGGGGCCAACAATCCGCCGGAGGTTCCAGAACCGAGGGAAATCACAAGCGCCACGGCTTTGAAGATCATAAGGAGGACAAGAACTTTCAGGGCGAGATTGTTGTGAAGAATGTCGGAAATTGTGCCGTAACCAACGCCGAGCACACGAGGAATAAAAAAGCCGATTACGCCGAGGAAAAATGCGCCGATAGCGGGATGCCAAAGGTCATCGATCGGAAGACGATCGAAGAGATCCTCTGTCCAGTAGAGGAATTTCGTGAAGCCAATCGCGGCGAAGCCGCAAATGACGCCGAGAAGAAGATACCAAGGCAGGCCGTGAAGGGCGTCGAAGTTGACGTTGGGGTCCATAGAGAACATGGAGTGTTGGCCGAGAAGGACGGAACGAACGAAGGTCGCGATAGTCGTCGCGATGACCAGAGGAATGAAGGAGCGGGCGCGAAACTCGAAAAGAAGCAGCTCAATAGCAAGAATCACGCCGGCGATAGGAGTGTTGAAGGTCGCCGCCATGCCGGCGCCGGCTCCGCAGGCGAGGAGGACTTTGCGTTCGGAAGCGGTGGTGGCGATGAACTGACCGACAAGCGAACCGACCGCCCCTCCGGTCTGAATGATTGGCCCTTCCGCGCCGAATGGACCTCCGGTACCGATGGCGATGGCGGCGGAAAGCGGCTTTAAGATCGCAACTTTCGCTTCGATTCGGCTTCTGGCCGTCAACACGGCTTCCATGGCTTCCGGAATGCCGTGGCCTTTGATCTTTGCCGAGCCGTACTTCGCCATCACGCCAACAATCAAACCGCCGATCACCGGAATGAGAATCACCCAGTAACCCAGGTGCGTTCCTTCAGGACTTCGGAAATGGAATGACAGTGTGTGGTAGTAGGAAAGATTCGTGAAGAGGCCAATTAGATCATAGAGAATGTATGCGATGACGCCGGCGATGATGCCGATGAGCGCGGCGAGAAGCGAAATGAACCCGATCCGGAAGGTACCGCCGGTCCCCGATTCTGGAAGCGCAACTTGTGCTTTTGCCACTGAAATCTCCCGTTCTGTTGCTGGCGGTTCTGGAAGGCGCTATTTGCCCGATTTTCTTGTGCGCGCGTTTGAGTTTCTGGGAGCGGTATCGTTTCCCGAATGCTTTTCTCTTGACGCGTGCGCCATAACGGTCTCCAGCGCCCGAAGAATCGTGCGTCCGGAGGAGCGCAGCTCGGCGCGGTGAAAAAGGGCAATCTGCCTCAGGATTTCTTCGCCGCGATGCGTGAGGCGCAAAAGGACGTTGCGACGATCGGCGCGACTGCGCGTTCGCTTCAGATGGCCGTGCGATTCGAGACGGTCGATGAGTTCCACGGCGCTGTGATGCTGAATTTGCAGCCTTTCGGCAAGCACTCCAACGGTCGCTTTCGACGCGTCCGGAAGGCCCTTGATGGCAAGCAGGGCCTGATACTGCTGCGGCTCAATGCCCGCCGCGCGGGCGGCCTGTTCGCTCAAATTCTGGAAGCGCCGGATTTCGTAACGGAATTCGGCGAGCGCTCTGTAATTGAACTTTTTGTTTGTACGTGTCTTCAAAGCCGGAGAAATTATATCGTAAGGCGATGCAAAATCGAAAGACGATACATGCGGCGGCCTGCACGGATGTGCTCAACGATTCAACAGGCGGGCAGCATCCGCTCGAAGGAGTTGAAGCAAGATCAGAGAGTCTTGCGGAATGATTTCTGAGTTTTATTAACGCAGTAGCCCAGGTTTTCATAGAAACGGTGCGCGCCATCGCGAATCACGTTGGACCGCAAGCCAATAACCGAACAGCCCTTTTCGCGCGCCCAATCTTCCGCGCGGGCCATGAGCATGGCACCAATCCCGTGCGAACGCGACGCTTCGCCCACTACGAGTCCGCCGACTTCGACGCGGACATCTGCGCCGACTGTGTGAAAGAGAAATAAGTCGGCGTAGCCCGCAAGCGTGCCATCCGAGAACTCGGCGACAAGAACGACGCGCTCAGGGTTGCCGGACATCTTCCGCAGACGCGCTTCGACTTGCTCGCGCGTGGAGGAGTAACCGAGCTGCCCGGCAAGGACAGCCAAGGCAGATGCATCCCGGAGTTCCGCGGCGCGGATTTTGGCATCGCAAGGATTTGCAGTTTTTTTCATCGGCCGGTTGCTGCAAGTTCAGAAAAGCTTATCAGAGTCGACTAGGATGGTCACGGGCCCGTCGTTCGTCAATTCAATCAACATATGAGTTTGAAACACGCCTGTTGCTGTTGGGACGCCGAGGGCGGCGGCGGCGCGTACAAATTCTTCGTACAGCGCTTTGCCAAGTTCGGGCGGCGCTGCCTGGATGAAGCTCGGGCGGCGGCCGCCGCGTGTGTCACCATAGAGCGTGAATTGCGAGACAGCCAGCAACGCGCCGCGCATATCGAGCAGCGAGCGGTTCATTTTTCCTATATCGTCATTGAAAATGCGCAGATTCACGATTTTCTCGGCCATCGTAGCGGCCGTGGCGGCGTTGTCGTCGCGGCCTATGGCGAGCAAAACTACAAGGCCGGGGCCAATTTCACCGGCCGTTTGGCCGTTGACCACAACCCGAGCTTTGGTCACACGCTGCAAAACGGCGCGCAAATAGCCCTCCTTGCGTAATTTCTATCTTCTTCGCGAGTTGATTGTAGGGGACATGGCGCGCGAAAACAATTCGTTCGCGGCACCGGAAACTTTGCATATCGGCGGCTTTTTCGGCGCTTCATTGTGCCACGCGCGGAAACTGTGCTAGAAGGAACGAGGCTACGGGAGGCGGCAGGAATTGAAGCTGGCACTGATCGGTACACACGGCGTGGGGAAGACGACGCTCGCATACGAAATCTGTTCGCTGCTGAAAAAAGCGGGAGAAAATGTGGAGCTCGTGACGGAAGTCGCGCGACGGTCGCCATTTCCCGTGAACGCGGCGACAACGCTCGAAGGCCAGCTCTGGATTCTTCATGCGCAGATTGCCGCGGAGCTGGATGCATCAAGGAACGCGCCACACGTCGTCTGCGATCGCTCCGTGCTCGACAATTACTGCTATCTGGTGAACAAATTCGGCCGCCAGAGGCAGCTGGAAGCGTGGCTCGGCTGGTGGATGAAGACATACGATCTTCTTGCCGGCGTCCCACCCTCCGGCGCGGAGATTCAGCCGGATGGATTTCGTTCGGAGGACCGCGCTTTCCAGCGGCGCATTCACGAACTGCTGAACGAACTACTTGGCGATGTGGCATTTTCGGGCGTTGCCGAACGCGCTGCGTGGCTCGATGGCCACAGCCGCCATGAGTGGGCGGAGCGCGTCTTTGCACTGGCGCTGCCGATCGCGCGTGGAGCCGCGCCGCACAGGGCGGCTCCGTAAACCTTTCTCCGTGAACACCCCATCCAGAAACGCTACGGCACGAGACACTCGCTGGTTCACGCGCGCAGTTCTCGGCATCGGGCTCGCAAATCTTTTCTCCGATTGGGGACACGAAGCTGCAACAGCGCTACTTCCCGCGCTGCTGGCGCTCGTCGGCGCACCGGCCATTGCACTCGGCGCAATCGAAGGCGTCGCGGACGGCCTCTCGAGCTTTTGCAAACTGGCCGGCGGGTGGATCGCCGACCGGCCGCGCTGGCGCAAGCCCGTCGCATCGAGCGGATACGTCGTTGTCGGGCTTACGACGTTTGCCTACAGCCTCGCGCAAAGCTGGCCGGCGGTGCTCGTGCTGCGCGCGCTCGGCTGGGCGGGACGCGGGGGAAAAAGCCCGTCGCGCGACGCGCTGCTCGCCGATGGCGTTGCGGCGGAGCAACTGGGCCGCGCGTTTGGATTTGAACGCGCGATGGACACCGTCGGTGCCATTGCCGGACCGCTCACTGCCGTGGCGCTCGTTTCGATTTCGGGCGTGCGAGCTGCCTTGCGATGGACGATTGTGCCGGGGCTGCTGGCCGCGATTTGCTTTCTTTGGCTCGTGCCCGCGGGGAAATCTCTGACCGCGCACACGCCTTTTGGTTTTTTTCACAGCCTGGCGCGACTGCCGCGAAATTTCCGGCTTTTTCTCGCGGGCGTTTTTGCGCACGGCATCGGCGACTTCGCGCCGACGCTGCTCATTCTGCGAGCCGGACAGATTCTCGCGCCGCACTATGGTGCGACGCGGGCATCTGCGCTGGCCATCGGTCTTTACACGTTCCATAACGTTGTTTTTGCCGCGGTATCGTACCCCGTGGGCGCACTTGCGGATCGCGCGGGAAAGAGAAAAATTCTTGCGTTCGGGTATGCAATCGGCGCGCTGATGTGCGTGGGCTTTGTTTTTGCGCCGGCAGATTTGAAGTGGCTGGTGATTTTATTCGGGCTGGCCGGTGTTCACATGGCCACGGAGCAGGCGACCGAAAAATCGCTGGCTGCGGAACTGGTGACGCCGGAGATACGCGGCACGGGTTTCGGCGTGCTGGCGACGGTCAACGGACTCGGCGATTTCGTTTCGAGCCTGGTGGTTGGGGCGCTGTGGAGCGCCGTCGCGCCAGCGGCGGGATTCTATTTCGGCGCAGGATTCATGATTTTGGGCGCAGGGTTCGTTTACTTTCTACGCTGAAGAGCGCTGGCCACTTCTCAAAGTGCGGTTTTCCAGCTACTCTTTGAGATGGAGAATGCAACGACGATGAGCCTGACCGAACGCATACAGCGCGAGTTGACCGCAGCGATGAAGGAAAAGGATGAGCTGCGCCTGAGCGTCCTGCGGATGGTAAAGTCCGCGCTCAAAAACAAAGAAATCGAGAAAATGCGGCCGCTCGACGATCTGGAAGCGCTGCAAACGCTGCAAACCCTCGTGAAGCAGCGGCGGGAGTCCGTGGAGCAATTTACAAAAGGCGGCCGCAGCGATCTGGCCGAAAAAGAAGCCAAGGAAATAGCGATTATCGAAAGCTACTTGCCACCGGCACCGACAGATGCGGAAATTGCGCGCGCGGTCGAGGAAGCCATTGCCGACACGGAAGCGGATTCGCTGAAACAGATGGGCGCGGTGATCAAGGCCGCGCGGACGCGGCTGGAAGGCAAGGCGGTCGACGGCAAGGCTCTGAGCGATAAAGTGCGCGAAAAGCTGTCGTCAAAAAGCTAGATTCTGGCGCGCTTTAATGATTTGCACGGTGCAGGACAGCCTCGCCTTTTTCCGAGCGAAATTGCAGCAAAGCTGATTTTTCCCCTCTTCATTCATTTCCTTCATTCGGCAGTCCAATTTGGCCGGTATTAACTTGCTATGCCTGCCGGTCTAATGCTACCTTGCCGTGCGTTTTCTGAGCGGTTTCGGCGGGAGGGAACGCGTGGCCTCAAAACCGTGGAGCTCGATTGCACCGCCGGGCGAGTTCCATCCGTACATTCCCCCTGAGAAAACGATTGCGGAATTTACTCCGCGAGCCATCATCCTCGGAATCTTCGCGGGCCTTTTTTTTGGCGCGATCACGGTTTACGTCGGCCTGCGCGCCGGGCTGACGGTTTCCGCGTCAATTCCCATCGCTGTTCTGTCGATCAGCATTCTTCGCGCCTTCGGCAAATCGACGATCCTCGAAAATAACATCGTACAGACGACCGGGTCGGCGGGAGAATCGATCGCCGGCGGCGTGATTTTCACTCTTCCCGCGCTGATTTTTTTGGGATTTCCGCTGCAGTATTGGACTGTCTTCTTTCTCGCATTGCTGGGCGGCTGGCTTGGCGTTTTGTTCATGATTCCGCTGCGGCGGCAGCTCATCGTGAAGGAGCATGGAAACCTTCTTTATCCCGAAGGCACGGCGTGTGCGGATGTGCTGGTCGCAGGAGACAAGGGCGGATCGTTCGCGGGGCGCGTTTTCCTGGGTTTTGGCCTCGGCGGATTGTACGCATTCCTGATGGAGACGATGGGATTCTGGCCGGATACGCCGGAGTACCGGCCCGGCTGGCTCCCTGGCGCTTCTTTCCGCGCCAACATCACGCCGGAATATATGGGCGTCGGGTACATCATCGGTCCGCGAGTCGCGGGATTGCTTTTTGCGGGCGGCGTGTTTTCGTGGCTCGTTCTGATGCCGGCGATCAAATTTTTCGGTGGGATGATGACGCACCCGCTTTTCCCCGGACTGATTCCCATTGGACAAATGACGCCGGATGATTTGTATCGCGCGTACATCAGGCCGATGGGCGCGGGCGCTGTGGCTGCGTCGGGCGTGATCACGCTTTTCAAGACGATGCCGACGATTGTCACCGCACTGCGCGCGGGGCTGAAAGATGTGCGCAAGAGCCGCGCGGTGGAATCGGCAATCAACGCGGTCAGCCGCGTGGAGCGGGATTTCTCCATGAAGATCGTCGCGCTGGGGTCGCTTGCGGTCGTCGCCATGATGTGGGCGCTCCTGACGTGGCGGCCCATCCCGGGAGCGAAGACGGGGCTTCTTTCGAATTTGATCGCCGCGGTTTTTGTTGTGATTTTCGGATTTTTGTTCGTCACCGTTTCTTCGCGCATCTGCGGGTTGATTGGAAATTCCTCGAACCCCATCAGTGGAATGGCGATTGCCACGCTCATGGCCACGTGCGCGATGTTTCTAGTTGCGGGATGGACGGGCGGAGCTTTTTCCGCGCTGGCTATCACGATCGGCGGCGTGGTTTGCGTCGCGTCTTCGAATGCGGGCGGCACATCGCAGGATTTGAAGACGGGCTACCTGGTCGGCGCGACTCCCTCGCGGCAACAACTGGCGCTGATGATCGGCGTCATGACGTCCGTTTTCGCCGTCGGCGGGACTCTGAACCTGATGAACGTGGGCCTCGAGGAATATAAGCCGGTGCAGATCGCTGTTAACGTAAACCAACTCCCCTCAGGCGTGAGCATCGAAAACCAAAGCTTCACGCACGCGGGAAAGGCTTATGTTTTGCTCAACGCCATTGGGTCGCACGTCGTGCCAGACGGGAATTATCTCTACGACTCAGCCACGCACGAGATCGATCTGCAATGGGTGCACGGCATCGGGAGCGAGAAGGCCTCGGCACCGCAGGCGCGTCTGATGGCCACGGTCATCAACGGCATATTGCAACGGCAACTGCCATGGCGGCTTGTGCTGGTGGGCGTTTTTCTGGTCATTACGGTCGAGTTGCTCGGCGTGCGGTCGCTTCCATTCGCCGTCGGTGCATATCTGCCCGTCGACACAACAATGGCCATGTTTGCAGGAGGCGTGATTCGCTGGCTCGCGGAACGCGGAATGAAGAAAAAGGATGAGGCGGGGAGCGAAATCGGGCCGGGACCGCTCTTTGCCAGCGGCTTGATCGCCGGAGGCGGAATTTTCGGGCTACTCGGGATCGTCATTTATCTTTTTGGCGATCCCAATTTCAAATATCACTTCTTGCCCGAGCATTTCCTTCACGCCGGGCCGCAAGTCCTCGGTGCCCTGGCCTCCAGCCGCCTCTTTGGCGTGATCATGTTTGCGCTTCTCGGCGCTTCACAATTCTATTATGCCCGCCGCAAGATGGATTGAGCGGCTGCTGGTCCTTCATTTGCATTTGACGCTCTGCAGTTGGCTGCTGTGTCCCTGACGCTTTGACTCCGCGCTGCGGCACGCATACACTTTCAGAGATACCTGTTATGCGGCGCTACGCCTCTACATCCGGATTTCAGTTCGACTGGGATTGGTCAATCACGCCGGCGATTAAGGTTCTCGTGATTGTCTGTGCGGCGGTGTTTCTTGCGCAGGAAATGTCCGGAGTAATCTTCGGACCTGCGGGGTGGAATTTCTGGCTTCTTTATTTTGGGCTGGTTCCGCGCTACGCCATCCACGGGTTTATCTGGCAGCCGTTCACCTACATTTTCCTGCACGAAAGCATTTGGCACATCCTGATTAACATGTTTGTGCTTTGGATGTTTGGGCGGGACGTGGAACGGGCCTGGGGGCGCCGGCGGTTCTATTTTTATTTTCTGCTTTGTGGCGTTGGCGCGGGCGTAATCAATATCATCGTCAAAACGATTCTCGATCCCCGCGGAATCGGCTCGGCGCTGATTCCCACGATTGGCGCCTCTGGCGCGATTTTCGGCGTGCTATTGGCTGCGGCGATTTTGTTTCCGCATCAGCGCGTGCTATTGATTC contains:
- a CDS encoding oligopeptide transporter, OPT family; the protein is MASKPWSSIAPPGEFHPYIPPEKTIAEFTPRAIILGIFAGLFFGAITVYVGLRAGLTVSASIPIAVLSISILRAFGKSTILENNIVQTTGSAGESIAGGVIFTLPALIFLGFPLQYWTVFFLALLGGWLGVLFMIPLRRQLIVKEHGNLLYPEGTACADVLVAGDKGGSFAGRVFLGFGLGGLYAFLMETMGFWPDTPEYRPGWLPGASFRANITPEYMGVGYIIGPRVAGLLFAGGVFSWLVLMPAIKFFGGMMTHPLFPGLIPIGQMTPDDLYRAYIRPMGAGAVAASGVITLFKTMPTIVTALRAGLKDVRKSRAVESAINAVSRVERDFSMKIVALGSLAVVAMMWALLTWRPIPGAKTGLLSNLIAAVFVVIFGFLFVTVSSRICGLIGNSSNPISGMAIATLMATCAMFLVAGWTGGAFSALAITIGGVVCVASSNAGGTSQDLKTGYLVGATPSRQQLALMIGVMTSVFAVGGTLNLMNVGLEEYKPVQIAVNVNQLPSGVSIENQSFTHAGKAYVLLNAIGSHVVPDGNYLYDSATHEIDLQWVHGIGSEKASAPQARLMATVINGILQRQLPWRLVLVGVFLVITVELLGVRSLPFAVGAYLPVDTTMAMFAGGVIRWLAERGMKKKDEAGSEIGPGPLFASGLIAGGGIFGLLGIVIYLFGDPNFKYHFLPEHFLHAGPQVLGALASSRLFGVIMFALLGASQFYYARRKMD
- a CDS encoding rhomboid family intramembrane serine protease, with product MRRYASTSGFQFDWDWSITPAIKVLVIVCAAVFLAQEMSGVIFGPAGWNFWLLYFGLVPRYAIHGFIWQPFTYIFLHESIWHILINMFVLWMFGRDVERAWGRRRFYFYFLLCGVGAGVINIIVKTILDPRGIGSALIPTIGASGAIFGVLLAAAILFPHQRVLLIPFPVAISMRVFVLVMGVIEFFGTLGAGGDNVSHVCHLGGMLVGYLYLRRGSYLYSYRNRVSDWKRRRLQRKFEVYQRRHRDEPPRPPDTWVN